A single genomic interval of Rhinopithecus roxellana isolate Shanxi Qingling chromosome 11, ASM756505v1, whole genome shotgun sequence harbors:
- the HMX2 gene encoding homeobox protein HMX2 has protein sequence MGSKEDAGKGCPAASGISSFTIQSILGGGPSEAPREPVVWPARKRSLSVSSEEEEPDDGWKAPACFCPDPHGPKEQGPKHHPPIPFPCLGTPKGSGGSGPGGSERTPFLSPSHSDFKEEKERLLPAGSPSPGSERPRDGGAERQAGAAKKKTRTVFSRSQVYQLESTFDMKRYLSSSERACLASSLQLTETQVKTWFQNRRNKWKRQLSAELEAANMAHASAQTLVGMPLVFRDSSLLRVPVPRSLAFPAPLYYPGSNLSALPLYNLYNKLDY, from the exons ATGGGCAGCAAAGAAGATGCGGGCAAGGGTTGTCCGGCGGCCAGTGGCATCTCCAGCTTCACCATCCAGTCCATCCTGGGCGGGGGCCCTTCGGAGGCACCGCGGGAGCCCGTCGTTTGGCCAGCAAGGAAGCGCAGCCTATCCGTGTCCTCGGAGGAGGAGGAGCCGGACGACGGCTGGAAGGCGCCCGCCTGCTTCTGCCCAGATCCGCACGGCCCCAAGGAGCAGGGCCCCAAGCACCATCCCCCCATCCCTTTTCCTTGCCTGG GTACCCCCAAGGGCAGCGGAGGCTCGGGCCCCGGCGGCTCGGAGCGCAcgcctttcctctctccttcgcACTCGGactttaaagaagagaaagagaggctcCTGCCCGCGGGCTCGCCCTCGCCAGGGTCCGAGCGGCCGCGGGACGGCGGCGCTGAGCGGCAGGCTGGCGCGGCCAAGAAGAAGACGCGCACAGTCTTTTCGCGCAGCCAGGTGTACCAGCTCGAGTCCACCTTCGACATGAAGCGCTACCTGAGCAGCTCGGAGCGCGCCTGCCTCGCCTCCAGCCTGCAGCTCACGGAGACCCAGGTCAAGACTTGGTTCCAGAACCGCCGCAACAAGTGGAAGCGGCAGCTCTCGGCAGAGCTGGAGGCGGCCAACATGGCGCACGCGTCGGCTCAGACTCTGGTGGGCATGCCGCTGGTGTTCCGGGACAGCTCGCTGCTGCGCGTGCCGGTGCCGCGCTCGCTCGCCTTTCCCGCGCCGCTCTACTACCCGGGCAGCAACCTCTCGGCCTTACCTCTCTACAACCTCTACAACAAGCTCGACTACTGA